Proteins encoded together in one Impatiens glandulifera chromosome 1, dImpGla2.1, whole genome shotgun sequence window:
- the LOC124920911 gene encoding BES1/BZR1 homolog protein 2-like, with product MTADGGSGRLPTCKERENNKRRERRRRAIAAKIFSGLRAQANFKLPKHCDNNEVLKALCSEAGWIVEEDGTTYRKGCKPPPISMENNIMGSSACSSLQPSPTSSSFRSPIPSYNPSPTSSSFPSPTRNNDSYILPFLQNLASIPSSLTPLRISNSAPVTPPISSPTSKGSKQRPVWESLSNNDSLNSLRHPFYAVSAPSSPKRSRHRAPPMTIPECDELDASVLDSVRWVKFQTMPPPVFDSPSSPMFNLGKPPAHPTVQHDDDGGQQKKGYYYSSDFKFENIKLKAWEGERIHEIGAADLELTLGSNKVHA from the exons ATGACGGCCGACGGAGGATCTGGCCGGCTACCGACTTGTAAAGAAAGGGAGAACAACAAGAGAAGAGAACGAAGAAGAAGAGCCATAGCTGCCAAGATATTTTCAGGTCTTAGAGCTCAAGCTAACTTCAAACTTCCCAAACACTGCGATAACAACGAGGTCTTAAAAGCCCTATGCTCTGAAGCCGGTTGGATCGTCGAAGAAGATGGAACTACTTACCGCAAG GGTTGTAAACCACCGCCAATCTCGATGGAAAACAACATAATGGGTAGCAGTGCTTGTTCTTCGCTTCAGCCAAGTCCAACATCATCTTCATTCCGTAGTCCTATACCATCTTACAATCCTAGCCCTACATCTTCTTCCTTCCCTAGCCCAACTCGTAATAATGATTCATACATCCTTCCGTTCTTGCAAAACCTAGCTTCCATTCCTTCTTCATTGACCCCACTTCGTATATCCAACAGCGCTCCTGTAACACCGCCAATTTCTTCTCCAACGTCTAAGGGTTCGAAACAAAGACCTGTCTGGGAATCTCTTTCTAATAATGATTCACTAAACTCACTCCGTCATCCTTTTTATGCTGTCTCTGCACCTTCTAGCCCTAAACGTAGTCGTCATCGTGCACCTCCTATGACTATACCTGAATGTGATGAACTTGATGCATCTGTACTTGATTCAGTTAGGTGGGTTAAATTCCAAACGATGCCGCCGCCTGTGTTTGACTCTCCATCTTCTCCTATGTTTAATCTGGGAAAACCTCCTGCTCACCCGACTGTACaacatgatgatgatggtggGCAACAGAAGAAAGGGTACTATTATAGCTCTGATTTCAAGTTTGAGAACATAAAGTTAAAGGCTTGGGAAGGTGAAAGGATACATGAAATTGGTGCAGCTGATTTGGAACTAACACTTGGGTCAAACAAAGTTCATGCTTAA